The nucleotide window GAGCCAGTCGGCCCGCAACCGCACCACGGCCACCCCGACCAGAATGAAGAGCAGCCCGAGCCAGAGCTCGACCGCCGACACGACGAGCCGCAGCCGGGTGGCACCGTACGCGTCGGCGTAGACCTGCATCCGGTAGAGCGCCGAGGCGACGATCACCAGACTGAGCGCGGCGAGCGTGCCGAGCAGTACGCGGACCAGCAGCCGGTCCGCCCGGGTTGCCTTCGGCGCCCGGCGGGCTGCGATCGCGATCACCAGCAGGGTGAGCGCGGTGACGGCGAGCAGTTGCCAGAACCCGCCGCGGGCGTACTGGGCGTAGGTGAGCCCCGCCGTACGCAGCACGTGCCCCGCCCCGCCGAACAACACAGTCAGCTGGACCAGCACGAACACGGCGAACAGGGCGTCGAGCAACACCAGCGGGAGGGTCCACTCCAGCCGGTGGGCCGGTCGGGACGGCGCCGGTCGCAGCCCCTCCAGGTCGGGTGGGCGGCTGACCAGGTACGCGGCACCGAGCAGACCGCCGCCGATCAGGAGTAGACGCAGCAACCAGCCGATCACACCCGCCGGCGAGATGTCGGGCAGCAGACCGCCGACCAGGTTGGCGAAGACCGCGTCGGCGGACGAGAAGAGCAGCCCGAACAGCGTCAGCAGGACGGCGGACATCGCGAGGCTGGTCACGATGCGCCCGAACCCGATCCCCGAGCCGGCCGGGCGGTTGTCGCGCACTCCGCGTACCGCCCACGGGAGCGCCCGTACCGTCGCGGCCGGCGGCAGCGTCGCGGCGACAAGCATTCCTAGCGGGCTTCGCCCGCCGGTCACCGCGAGTGTCCCGGTGACCGCCGCCGCGAGCAGGCAGAGGACGAAGAGCCAGCCGGCGGCCCGGACCGTGCCGACGGCGACCAACGTGACAGTCGTGGCAGCCCAGGCGACCTGAGCCACCCGCCCCGGTGCCCCCGTGGCACCGGGACGGGCGGTTGCGGAGCCGGTTGCGGCGCCGGGTTCGGTCGGCTCGGTGCGGCCTGCGGCCGGGGAGGACGTCCCGGACCTGACGACTCCGGCGGCGCCCAGGGCCGCCGCGCCGGCCAACGCCGCGACCAGCCAGCCGAGGCCCGGACGAACCATGGTGAGCACCGAGGCGCCGACGACTGCTGCCGCCGCCAACGCCGCCAGCACCATCGGACGGGCGGCACCGGATGGTCCCGGCCAGCGCCGCGCGATCACCGATGGTGGCCGGGGCAGGGCGGGCGCGGCCATGAATGCCGGGGGACTACCGGCCGTCGGCGGTGCGGCCGGGCCGGGCCGCACGGTCGCGGCGACCTGCGCAGGCCCGGTCGGCCCGGTGGCCGGAAGTGGGGTGCTGCCCGGGCTGGTCATGCGGCCTCTTCTCGGTATGGTCCGTCACACGGGATGGTGACCTGGATGCGGCAGCCGGGTCGCTCGCCCCGGTGTGGCCCGGCGGGATCGAGGACACCGATCCGACCGCCGTGCAACTCGACGACCCACCGGGCGATGGCCAGGCCGAGCCCGGTCCCGCCTCCCGCCGACCGGTCGCCGCGGGTGAACCGCTCGAACACCCGGGAACGCTCGGTCGGCGGAATGCCCTGACCCTCGTCGCTCACCTCGAAGCGGAGCTGGTCGCCGTGTTCCTCGGCGCTCACCCGCACCGTGCCGCCGGGCGGGCTGTGTCGCGCCGCGTTGTCGAGCAGGTTCGCGAAGACCTGGTGCAGCCGCCACGGGTCCGCTTGGACCGTCAGCGGCGCCGGCAGGTCGCGGAGCTGGAAGCGCACGTCCAGGCCGGCACCGGACGCGCTGGCCGTGGCGTGCTCCACCGCCTCGTCGAGGAAGTCCCCCACGTCGATGCGTACCCGCCGCAGCGGCACCACCCCGGCGTCGAGTCGGGACAGGTCGAGCAGGTCGGCGACGAGGTGCCCGAGCCGTTCGGTCTGGGTCAGGGCCGAACGCAGCGCCGCGGGTTCGGGATCGGCCACCCCGTCCACCATGTTCTCCAGCACGCCCTGCAACGCGGTGATCGGCGTACGCAGCTCATGCGAGACGTTCGCGATCAGCTCGCGTCGGCGCTGGTCGGCGGCGTGCAGGTCCTCGGCCATCTTGTTGAACGCCTGGGCCAGCTCGCCGACCTCGTCACGGGAGGTGGCGCGCACCCGGCGTGTGTAGTCGCCGCGGGCCATCGCGCCGGCGGCCGCCGTCATGTCCCGCAACGGCGAGGTCATGCCGTGGGCGAGCACCTGCGAGGTGAGCAGGGCGACGGCGATGGCGGTGGCCGAGGTGACCGGCGGCGGCCAGCCGATGCCGTACGAGAAGTAGGCCAGCCCGGCCGCACCGGAGGCGACCAGCAGCACCCCCAGCTTCAGCTTGATCGAGCGCACCGGGTCCAACGGTCGGGGCAGCAGCTCCAGCACCCGGTCCAGACGGGTGAGCAGGGTCGCCGTCATAACGGCAGCTCCAGGGCGTAGCCGACCCCGTGCACAGTGCGGATGAGATCGGCGCCCAGCTTGCGGCGCAGAGCCTTGATGTGGCTGTCCACCGTGCGGGTGCCGTTTCCGTCGCCCCATCCCCAGACATCGGCCAGGAGCCGTTCCCGGGGGAGCACCGTGCGAGGTCGCCCCGCGAGGTGGACCAGCAGGTCGAACTCGGTCGGGGTGAGGTGCACGTCCGACCCGGCCCGGCGGACCCGTCGCTCGGCCTCGTTGATCTCGATGTCGCCGAGGCGGATGGCGGGCGGCGTGGCGGCGGCCCGCTCCACCCGGCGCAGCAGGACATGCACCCGGGCCGTGAGTTCCCGCATCGAGAACGGCTTGGTGAGGTAGTCGTCCGCGCCGACCGCCAGCCCCACGAGCAGATCGGTCTCGTCGTCCCGGGCGGTGAGCATCAGCACCGGCACCGGCCGGTCGGCCTGGATCCGGCGGCACACCTCCAGGCCGTCGAAGCCGGGCAGCATCACGTCGAGGACGACAAGATCCGGCTGTGCGGCGTGGAACTGCGCGACCGCGCTGGGCCCGTCCGCCGCGATCTCCACCGTGAAACCCTCGGCCCGTAATCGGGCGGCGATGGACTCGGCGATGGTCCGTTCGTCCTCGACCACCAGTACCCGGCGTTCGTTCATGGGTCCTGACTGTAGGGAGCCGCCGTGGAGATCAGTGGTTTGCGTTGTGAATAACCTGTGGAGAACCGCTCATGCCTGTGGATAACTCCGGGACCGTGCCGGCTGGCGTGGTGGAACTCCCAAGGCTCGTTGTGGACAACCGACACACAGCTACCTCCCCTCCCGGCAAGGGCGGTCTGCGGTCACTCGAGGCCGATGCGCTCCGGCCGGGCCGAGGCGGAGCCGAGCCAGGTGTGC belongs to Micromonospora ureilytica and includes:
- a CDS encoding sensor histidine kinase, which gives rise to MTATLLTRLDRVLELLPRPLDPVRSIKLKLGVLLVASGAAGLAYFSYGIGWPPPVTSATAIAVALLTSQVLAHGMTSPLRDMTAAAGAMARGDYTRRVRATSRDEVGELAQAFNKMAEDLHAADQRRRELIANVSHELRTPITALQGVLENMVDGVADPEPAALRSALTQTERLGHLVADLLDLSRLDAGVVPLRRVRIDVGDFLDEAVEHATASASGAGLDVRFQLRDLPAPLTVQADPWRLHQVFANLLDNAARHSPPGGTVRVSAEEHGDQLRFEVSDEGQGIPPTERSRVFERFTRGDRSAGGGTGLGLAIARWVVELHGGRIGVLDPAGPHRGERPGCRIQVTIPCDGPYREEAA
- a CDS encoding DUF4153 domain-containing protein, which translates into the protein MTSPGSTPLPATGPTGPAQVAATVRPGPAAPPTAGSPPAFMAAPALPRPPSVIARRWPGPSGAARPMVLAALAAAAVVGASVLTMVRPGLGWLVAALAGAAALGAAGVVRSGTSSPAAGRTEPTEPGAATGSATARPGATGAPGRVAQVAWAATTVTLVAVGTVRAAGWLFVLCLLAAAVTGTLAVTGGRSPLGMLVAATLPPAATVRALPWAVRGVRDNRPAGSGIGFGRIVTSLAMSAVLLTLFGLLFSSADAVFANLVGGLLPDISPAGVIGWLLRLLLIGGGLLGAAYLVSRPPDLEGLRPAPSRPAHRLEWTLPLVLLDALFAVFVLVQLTVLFGGAGHVLRTAGLTYAQYARGGFWQLLAVTALTLLVIAIAARRAPKATRADRLLVRVLLGTLAALSLVIVASALYRMQVYADAYGATRLRLVVSAVELWLGLLFILVGVAVVRLRADWLPPLVVGTAVLALLGLALLNPDRLIADRNVDRYLETGRLDVSYLSGLSADAVPALGRLPEPMRSCALGEIANELPRDGFWATNLGRERAQRVLATIPVSASVTDCPGLRGW
- a CDS encoding response regulator transcription factor, whose product is MNERRVLVVEDERTIAESIAARLRAEGFTVEIAADGPSAVAQFHAAQPDLVVLDVMLPGFDGLEVCRRIQADRPVPVLMLTARDDETDLLVGLAVGADDYLTKPFSMRELTARVHVLLRRVERAAATPPAIRLGDIEINEAERRVRRAGSDVHLTPTEFDLLVHLAGRPRTVLPRERLLADVWGWGDGNGTRTVDSHIKALRRKLGADLIRTVHGVGYALELPL